The following are from one region of the Cytobacillus firmus genome:
- a CDS encoding metal ABC transporter substrate-binding protein, whose protein sequence is MFKKGFLLLAASLLLLSFLSACSSEKSTTAKNDGKIQVVTTYSIVYDIVKNVGGDLVEIHSLAPIGSNPHEYDPLPEDVQKTTDADAVFYNGLNLEAGNSWFNKLMETAGKDGEDAPVFLMSKGVEAMHLTTKGKESEEDPHAWMDIRNGIKYAENARDGLIKADPDHKEVYEKNAEEYIAKLQKLHDEAVTQFNEIPESERVLVTSEGAFKYFSEAYGFQGEYIWEINQENQGTPEQITRIVDIINEKGITGLFLETSIDARSMEAVSDETNVPIMGKVFTDSLAKPGEEGDTYISMMEWNIKTIKEGLTK, encoded by the coding sequence ATGTTTAAAAAAGGCTTTCTTTTACTGGCTGCATCCCTTCTTTTACTGTCATTTTTGTCAGCCTGCAGCAGCGAAAAGAGCACAACTGCTAAAAATGATGGAAAAATCCAGGTTGTCACTACCTATTCGATTGTGTATGACATTGTAAAAAATGTAGGCGGGGATTTGGTTGAGATTCATAGTCTGGCACCCATCGGCTCCAATCCCCACGAATATGACCCGCTTCCTGAAGATGTGCAAAAAACAACGGACGCTGATGCTGTATTTTACAACGGACTGAATCTCGAAGCCGGCAATTCATGGTTCAACAAGCTGATGGAAACAGCCGGAAAAGACGGTGAAGATGCGCCGGTGTTCCTGATGAGCAAAGGCGTTGAGGCTATGCACTTAACCACGAAAGGCAAAGAAAGCGAAGAAGATCCCCATGCATGGATGGACATCCGAAATGGGATCAAATACGCGGAAAATGCCAGAGATGGGCTGATTAAGGCAGATCCAGACCATAAAGAGGTTTACGAAAAAAACGCTGAAGAATATATTGCAAAGCTTCAAAAGCTGCATGATGAAGCTGTAACACAATTTAACGAAATCCCGGAATCTGAACGGGTTCTCGTAACAAGTGAAGGTGCTTTTAAATATTTCAGCGAAGCCTACGGATTCCAGGGTGAATACATTTGGGAAATCAATCAGGAAAACCAGGGAACACCAGAACAAATTACAAGAATTGTAGATATTATCAATGAAAAAGGCATTACAGGACTATTCCTCGAAACAAGCATTGACGCCAGAAGCATGGAAGCCGTATCTGATGAAACCAATGTTCCAATCATGGGTAAAGTGTTTACAGACTCTCTGGCAAAGCCTGGTGAAGAAGGCGATACGTACATCTCGATGATGGAATGGAATATAAAAACCATTAAAGAAGGCTTGACGAAGTAA
- the xylB gene encoding xylulokinase: MKYVIGVDLGTSSVKVLLMNQNGEVCSEVSRSYPLIHEKSGYSEQDPAEWVNKTVDALKELTEHFDGDEEDIQGISFSGQMHGLVLLDEENKVLRNAILWNDTRTTEQCQQIYDMAGEKRLLEITKNPALEGFTLPKLLWVKQHEPGVFEKVAVFMLPKDYLRFRLTGKIHSEYSDAAGTLLLDVGRKMWSEEMCRLTGIDVNICPPLVESRECVGTLKPEVAEKTGLSHLTKVFAGGADNACGAIGSGILSEGKTLCSIGTSGVVLSYEEQNDKDFQGKVHYFNHGEENAYYTMGVTLSAGHSLSWFKETFAEMESFDTLLSEISEVPIGSNGLLFTPYLAGERTPHADSQIRGSFIGMDTSHNRNDFVRSVIEGITFSLHESIEIFRESGKQIDTVISIGGGAKSDAWLQIQADIFNSTIVKLSSEQGPAVGAAMLAAYGCNWYESLEACADDFISYEKSYVPIPENVKKYEELFQLYKEVYAQTRKLNEGLAGFRKK, from the coding sequence ATGAAATATGTAATCGGGGTTGACCTTGGCACGAGCTCGGTAAAAGTATTACTTATGAATCAAAACGGAGAAGTGTGCAGCGAAGTCTCCAGATCTTATCCGCTCATTCATGAAAAGTCCGGTTACAGTGAACAGGATCCGGCTGAATGGGTTAATAAAACAGTCGATGCTCTTAAAGAACTTACAGAACATTTCGATGGAGATGAGGAAGACATACAGGGAATCAGTTTTTCAGGACAAATGCACGGACTGGTCCTTCTGGATGAAGAGAATAAGGTTCTGCGCAATGCGATCCTTTGGAATGATACACGTACAACAGAGCAGTGTCAGCAAATCTATGACATGGCTGGTGAGAAGCGTCTGCTGGAAATCACAAAGAATCCGGCCCTAGAAGGTTTCACACTGCCTAAATTGCTTTGGGTGAAGCAGCATGAGCCGGGTGTATTTGAAAAAGTGGCTGTATTTATGCTCCCTAAAGATTATCTGCGTTTTAGACTGACTGGAAAGATTCATAGTGAATATAGTGATGCTGCGGGCACGCTGCTCCTGGATGTTGGCCGGAAAATGTGGAGTGAAGAGATGTGCAGGCTAACCGGGATTGATGTGAATATATGTCCGCCTTTAGTTGAATCCCGTGAATGTGTAGGGACGTTAAAGCCAGAGGTTGCTGAGAAGACGGGATTATCTCATTTAACAAAGGTATTTGCCGGAGGAGCTGACAATGCCTGCGGTGCGATCGGTTCAGGAATTCTGTCAGAAGGCAAAACTTTGTGCAGCATTGGCACATCCGGAGTCGTTTTATCCTATGAAGAACAAAATGACAAGGATTTTCAGGGAAAGGTCCATTATTTTAATCATGGTGAAGAAAATGCCTACTACACAATGGGGGTAACCCTGTCAGCGGGACATAGTTTGAGCTGGTTTAAAGAAACGTTTGCAGAAATGGAATCATTTGACACTCTGCTGAGTGAAATAAGTGAGGTTCCGATTGGCTCGAACGGTCTCTTGTTTACACCATACCTCGCGGGTGAGCGCACGCCACATGCAGATTCGCAGATTCGGGGAAGCTTTATCGGCATGGACACTTCACATAACCGGAATGACTTTGTTCGATCGGTCATTGAAGGAATCACCTTTTCATTACATGAATCGATTGAAATATTCAGGGAAAGCGGCAAGCAGATAGATACCGTCATTTCAATTGGCGGCGGAGCCAAAAGTGATGCGTGGCTGCAAATACAGGCAGATATCTTTAACAGCACCATTGTAAAGCTTTCAAGTGAGCAAGGCCCTGCTGTAGGTGCGGCTATGCTAGCGGCATACGGATGCAACTGGTATGAATCTCTGGAAGCGTGTGCGGATGACTTCATTTCATATGAAAAATCGTATGTGCCGATACCTGAAAACGTTAAAAAATATGAGGAGCTTTTCCAGTTATATAAAGAGGTTTATGCACAAACCAGGAAACTGAATGAGGGATTGGCCGGTTTCAGGAAAAAGTAA
- a CDS encoding metal-dependent transcriptional regulator, with the protein MIPIRIKRYILDIFILQEAHGHATISGIAKSLKVTASAASKMAGKLKEDGYIYFQPYGTITLTKQGTEMGKKLFEDHQVLMEFYQIIGVEDKLIRQKVREVEMHLGSEVIFKIKGFLEEHKKNA; encoded by the coding sequence GTGATCCCCATTCGTATAAAGAGATATATTCTGGACATTTTTATCTTACAGGAAGCACATGGCCATGCAACCATTTCCGGTATCGCCAAGAGTTTGAAGGTCACCGCCTCGGCAGCGTCTAAAATGGCCGGAAAGCTTAAAGAAGATGGTTACATTTACTTTCAGCCCTACGGAACCATTACTCTGACAAAACAGGGAACAGAAATGGGCAAAAAGCTATTCGAGGATCATCAGGTCTTAATGGAGTTCTATCAAATAATTGGGGTTGAAGACAAACTGATCCGGCAGAAAGTCAGAGAAGTGGAAATGCATCTGGGATCGGAAGTTATTTTTAAAATTAAGGGTTTTTTAGAAGAACATAAGAAAAACGCTTGA
- the xylE gene encoding D-xylose transporter XylE: protein MKQNRNSLYIGSLTLVAAIGGLLFGYDTAVISGAEKSLEIYLIESLGLGSLAHGATTSSALIGCIIGGLISGYFASKFGRKNSLIAAAVLFFLSALGSAFPEFLFFTKGEPTISLLLTFNLYRIIGGIGVGLASAIVPMYIGEIAPADIRGRLVSFNQFMIIFGMLVVYFVNWGIASGRPLEWINEVGWRYMFASEAIPALAFGLLLLLVPETPRYLAIKNHDDKALAVLTKINGASEAKTILGEIKKSVTASANVPAEKLFAYGKLVIVIGILLSVFQQFVGINVALYYAPRIFESMGAAKDASMLQTIVMGVINVIFTVVAILTVDKWGRKPLLITGSIGMAIGMFGVAGMAFSNIIGMGTLIFIIVYTASFMMSWGPICWVLISEIFPNKIRGQAVAVAVAAQWAANYFISSTYPMMMEFSGGLTYGFYGLMSVLSAIFVWKFVPETKGKTLENMENMWKRTA from the coding sequence ATGAAACAGAATCGGAACTCTCTTTATATTGGTTCACTTACATTGGTTGCTGCGATAGGTGGTTTGCTTTTTGGGTATGATACGGCTGTTATTTCAGGAGCTGAAAAGTCACTGGAAATCTATTTGATCGAAAGTCTGGGATTAGGGTCGCTGGCCCATGGAGCGACAACCTCCAGTGCCTTAATTGGCTGTATTATTGGCGGTTTGATATCCGGTTATTTTGCGTCGAAGTTTGGCCGGAAAAATTCGCTGATTGCTGCGGCTGTCCTATTCTTCTTATCTGCTTTAGGGTCTGCTTTTCCTGAATTTTTATTTTTCACAAAAGGGGAACCGACCATCTCGTTATTGCTGACGTTTAATCTTTACCGCATTATTGGCGGAATTGGGGTTGGTCTTGCGTCAGCCATTGTTCCGATGTATATCGGTGAAATTGCACCTGCCGATATCCGCGGACGCCTGGTTTCATTCAATCAGTTTATGATCATTTTCGGAATGCTTGTCGTGTACTTTGTCAACTGGGGCATTGCCAGCGGCCGTCCATTGGAATGGATCAATGAGGTTGGCTGGAGGTACATGTTTGCATCAGAAGCTATCCCGGCCCTTGCTTTTGGTCTGCTGCTGCTCCTGGTTCCGGAAACACCACGCTACCTGGCCATTAAAAATCACGATGATAAGGCTTTAGCAGTCCTTACGAAAATTAATGGTGCAAGCGAGGCAAAAACGATCCTGGGTGAAATCAAAAAGTCGGTAACCGCCTCAGCAAATGTTCCAGCAGAAAAGCTGTTTGCGTATGGAAAATTAGTGATTGTTATAGGAATTCTGCTGTCTGTATTCCAGCAGTTTGTCGGAATTAATGTGGCTCTCTACTATGCACCGCGTATCTTTGAAAGCATGGGAGCAGCAAAGGATGCCTCAATGCTGCAGACGATTGTTATGGGTGTTATAAATGTCATCTTTACAGTGGTGGCCATTTTAACGGTGGATAAGTGGGGACGCAAGCCATTATTAATTACAGGATCCATTGGAATGGCAATCGGGATGTTTGGTGTTGCCGGAATGGCTTTTTCCAATATAATCGGCATGGGTACGTTAATTTTTATTATCGTTTATACAGCTTCTTTCATGATGTCATGGGGACCGATTTGCTGGGTACTGATCTCAGAAATTTTCCCGAACAAAATCCGTGGACAGGCCGTTGCAGTTGCTGTTGCAGCACAATGGGCCGCAAACTATTTCATTTCATCGACCTATCCGATGATGATGGAATTCAGCGGCGGCTTAACTTACGGCTTCTATGGATTGATGAGTGTCCTTTCAGCCATTTTTGTCTGGAAGTTCGTACCTGAAACGAAAGGGAAGACTCTTGAAAATATGGAGAATATGTGGAAAAGAACTGCATGA
- the xylA gene encoding xylose isomerase, with product MNYFKNVSGVKYEGPDSTNPLSFKYYNPEEMINGKKMEDLMRFAVSYWHTFTAEGNDPFGEGTMLRSYDRFSGMDLAKARVEASFEFYEKLNVPFFCFHDADIAPEGDSLSETFKNLDEITSMIKEYMKSSKTKLLWNTANMFSHPRWLHGAATAPNADVFAYAAAKVKKGLEIGKELGAENYVFWGGREGYETLLNTDMKLEQDNLARFFHMAIDYANEIGFDAQFLIEPKPKEPTKHQYDFDVATSLSFLQSYGLKDYFKFNIEANHATLAGHTFEHELHTARINGMLGSVDANQGDTLLGWDTDEFPTDIYSTSLAMVEILKNGGLGTGGLNFDAKVRRGSFDPEDLFYAHIAGMDTFAVGAKVAQRLIEDKVLDNFIADRYSSYTEGIGLEIVEGKTDFHKLEKYALGLEKIENKSGRQEQLKAVLNKYILEAYASVKA from the coding sequence ATGAACTATTTCAAAAATGTGAGTGGAGTAAAATACGAAGGTCCAGATTCTACTAATCCATTGTCTTTTAAATATTATAATCCTGAAGAAATGATCAACGGCAAAAAAATGGAAGACCTAATGCGTTTTGCAGTTTCATACTGGCATACGTTTACGGCGGAAGGAAATGACCCTTTCGGAGAGGGCACGATGCTTCGTTCATATGATAGATTTTCCGGAATGGATCTGGCGAAGGCACGTGTAGAAGCATCCTTTGAATTCTATGAAAAACTGAATGTACCATTCTTCTGTTTCCATGATGCGGATATTGCACCTGAAGGGGATTCATTAAGCGAAACGTTTAAGAACTTAGATGAGATTACGAGCATGATTAAAGAATATATGAAATCAAGCAAAACGAAGCTATTATGGAATACCGCTAATATGTTTTCACATCCGCGCTGGCTGCACGGGGCGGCGACAGCTCCAAATGCTGATGTATTCGCTTATGCTGCTGCAAAGGTGAAAAAGGGACTTGAAATTGGCAAGGAGCTTGGTGCTGAGAACTATGTTTTCTGGGGCGGCCGCGAAGGGTACGAAACACTGCTGAATACGGACATGAAGCTTGAACAGGACAATCTTGCGCGCTTCTTCCATATGGCAATCGATTATGCAAATGAAATTGGATTTGATGCCCAATTCCTAATCGAGCCTAAGCCGAAGGAGCCTACCAAACATCAATATGATTTTGATGTGGCAACCAGTTTATCATTCCTGCAATCTTACGGCTTAAAAGACTACTTCAAATTCAATATTGAAGCAAACCACGCAACCCTTGCCGGCCATACATTTGAGCATGAACTGCATACAGCACGCATAAATGGAATGCTTGGTTCTGTGGATGCCAACCAGGGAGATACCCTGCTCGGATGGGATACGGACGAATTCCCGACAGACATCTATTCCACATCACTTGCCATGGTTGAAATTCTTAAAAATGGCGGTCTTGGAACAGGCGGCTTAAACTTTGACGCGAAGGTGAGAAGAGGTTCATTTGACCCTGAAGATCTGTTCTATGCTCATATTGCAGGAATGGACACATTTGCGGTTGGTGCGAAAGTGGCTCAGCGTTTAATTGAAGATAAAGTATTAGATAACTTCATTGCTGACAGATATAGCAGCTATACAGAAGGCATCGGCCTGGAGATCGTTGAAGGAAAAACTGACTTCCATAAGCTTGAGAAATATGCTCTTGGGCTTGAAAAGATTGAAAACAAATCCGGAAGACAGGAACAGTTAAAGGCTGTTTTAAATAAATACATTCTCGAAGCCTATGCGAGTGTAAAAGCTTAA
- a CDS encoding ROK family transcriptional regulator, which produces MIWNQQLVKIKNKSRVLQTIIDQSPISRADIAQHLGLTKGTVSSLVNELIEEKICSETGPGKSSGGRRPVMLLFNEKAGYAIGIDLGVNYILGVMTDLSGNIVSEHLKHMNSMRYEKTILVIKEIIQSLLDSTPESPYGVIGIGIGVPGIVNKKGSNILLAPNLGWTDINLKEEIETEFHLPVIIDNEANAGAYGEKRFGAGNNFENLIYVSAGIGIGVGFILQNSLYRGAEGFSGEMGHMVIDIDGKECRCGSKGCWELYASEQALLNQAKNIHLKRDELNLESLVEMAKEDEEVKDLFRQIGRSLGIGINNIINTFNPEQIIIGNRLAIAKELISESIMEVVRNRSLRFNQENVNITFADLSIYSAALGASAYATESFLNSDLEEHLNRQNA; this is translated from the coding sequence ATGATTTGGAATCAGCAGCTGGTAAAAATAAAAAACAAATCACGTGTTCTGCAGACGATTATCGACCAATCCCCTATCTCACGGGCAGATATCGCACAGCATTTGGGACTGACTAAAGGGACAGTTTCCTCCTTGGTCAACGAACTGATAGAAGAAAAAATCTGTTCTGAAACAGGGCCAGGCAAATCGAGCGGCGGACGGCGCCCTGTGATGCTGCTCTTTAATGAAAAAGCTGGGTATGCGATTGGAATTGATTTAGGGGTTAACTATATTTTAGGTGTCATGACTGATTTATCCGGTAATATTGTGAGCGAACATTTGAAGCATATGAATAGCATGAGGTACGAAAAAACCATTCTTGTTATAAAAGAAATCATTCAATCCCTATTGGACTCTACCCCTGAGAGCCCCTATGGTGTGATCGGAATCGGTATTGGCGTACCGGGAATCGTTAATAAAAAAGGAAGCAACATCCTGCTTGCCCCTAATCTGGGCTGGACAGATATCAATTTAAAAGAAGAAATTGAGACAGAGTTTCACCTTCCTGTCATCATCGACAACGAAGCGAACGCCGGAGCATATGGGGAAAAGCGTTTCGGAGCCGGGAATAACTTTGAAAATCTCATTTATGTAAGCGCTGGAATCGGCATAGGCGTCGGCTTTATTTTGCAAAACAGCCTTTACCGGGGAGCTGAAGGATTTTCCGGTGAAATGGGCCATATGGTGATTGATATCGATGGAAAAGAATGCAGATGCGGCAGCAAAGGCTGCTGGGAATTATACGCTTCTGAACAGGCATTGCTGAACCAGGCAAAGAATATCCATTTAAAACGGGATGAATTGAACCTGGAGTCATTAGTTGAAATGGCAAAAGAAGATGAGGAAGTAAAGGATTTGTTCCGTCAAATCGGCCGAAGCCTCGGCATTGGCATAAACAATATCATCAATACATTTAACCCAGAGCAAATCATCATAGGAAATCGCTTAGCCATTGCCAAAGAATTAATATCCGAATCGATTATGGAAGTCGTAAGGAACCGTTCCTTACGGTTTAATCAGGAAAATGTCAATATTACATTTGCTGATTTATCGATTTATTCTGCAGCACTTGGGGCTTCTGCTTATGCTACTGAGAGCTTTTTAAATTCGGATTTGGAGGAGCATTTGAATAGGCAGAATGCCTGA
- a CDS encoding aldose epimerase family protein, protein MNITESIFGELNGHSVKSYTISNDHGMSVSCIDYGGIITGISVPDREGNIENVVLGFDTLEEYVNHSPFFGAIIGRVAGRIAGSSFTLDGTVYSLPKNDGEHHLHGGAGFHQVLWDSSAEKGLNEANIRFSYISPDGEEGYPGTLEATVNYTLNNDNELIISYEATTDKKTIINLTNHTYFNLSGDLKRDILEHEVTIKSDHFLELDDTLIPTGEFIHVENTPFDFRAGKKITEGLQSRHPQNMLAEGGYDHPFLLNTGEMTVADFASGRKLAVKTDRPSVVLYTANMLGNDFQIRGVQSKRHLGLCLETQCPPDAVHYEHFPSIILEKNEVYKTSTSFKFLVV, encoded by the coding sequence ATGAACATAACAGAAAGTATCTTTGGCGAGTTGAATGGACACAGCGTTAAATCTTATACAATCAGCAATGATCATGGAATGAGCGTATCGTGTATCGACTACGGGGGAATCATTACCGGGATATCTGTACCTGATCGTGAAGGGAATATAGAGAATGTGGTTCTGGGTTTTGACACACTTGAAGAGTATGTAAATCATTCACCATTCTTCGGCGCAATTATCGGAAGGGTGGCCGGAAGGATAGCAGGCTCAAGCTTCACTCTTGATGGAACTGTGTACAGTCTGCCTAAAAATGATGGGGAACACCATCTTCATGGAGGAGCAGGTTTTCACCAGGTGCTTTGGGACTCGTCCGCCGAAAAGGGCTTGAATGAGGCAAATATCAGGTTCTCCTATATAAGTCCGGATGGAGAAGAAGGGTATCCCGGGACACTTGAGGCAACGGTAAACTATACACTGAATAATGATAATGAACTGATCATTAGTTATGAAGCGACAACTGATAAAAAAACGATCATCAATCTGACAAACCATACTTATTTTAACCTGAGCGGGGACTTAAAGCGGGACATTCTTGAGCATGAGGTGACAATAAAAAGTGATCACTTTCTGGAGCTTGATGATACATTGATTCCTACCGGGGAATTCATACATGTGGAAAATACACCGTTTGATTTCAGAGCCGGGAAGAAAATCACAGAAGGCTTACAGTCCAGACATCCTCAGAACATGCTTGCGGAAGGAGGCTATGATCATCCCTTTCTATTGAATACAGGTGAAATGACTGTAGCGGATTTTGCAAGCGGACGAAAACTGGCAGTGAAAACGGACAGGCCGAGTGTTGTTTTATATACAGCCAACATGCTTGGAAACGATTTTCAAATCAGGGGTGTTCAATCAAAAAGGCATTTGGGGCTGTGTCTCGAAACTCAATGTCCGCCTGATGCTGTTCATTATGAACATTTTCCTTCTATTATCCTGGAGAAAAATGAGGTCTATAAAACAAGTACAAGTTTCAAGTTTCTCGTTGTTTAA
- a CDS encoding excinuclease ABC subunit UvrA, with translation MKQEFIEIMNARVNNLKNINLQIPKGKITIFTGVSGSGKSSIVFDTIAQEAGRQLNETYSSFQRLFLPRYSRPEADEINNLSTAVVVDQKRLGGNARSTLGTATDINPLLRLLYSRFAEPHIGYSNAYSFNDPSGMCPKCEGIGRIITLNLDAALDKEKSLNEGAILLPGFGPGTWQWKAYAESGFFDSDKKIKDYTEEEFNKLVFAEPEKVTVSYMNNDMNATYEGLAVKFMRQHVKRDKETSKAGEKLLKTFSTMTVCPSCGGKRYNEKVLSSQIKGYSIYDLTSMQLDQLINTLPKIISPEAKPIADGVMERLQNLCDIGLGYMDLTRETPTLSGGESQRVKMVKYLSSNLTGLMYIFDEPSTGLHPRDVHRLNELLVRLRDRGNTVLVVEHDPDVIHIADHIVDVGPHAGTNGGEIMYTGSYGEFLSSDTLTANYLNRSAELNTNPRPVSDFMESRKSTLHNLKNVILSVPKGVFTVITGVAGSGKSTLVNEVFAKDFPDAIRIDQSPVHANIRSNPATFTGIMNSIRKSFSDANGVESGLFSYNSIGGCPTCGGTGTVEINLSFMDTMEVECSECHGSRFRQDVLQYLYKGKNIVEIMEMSIAAAVEFFDAKDIQRKLKALNTVGLGYLSLGQPLTTLSGGECQRLKLAKELNTKGNIYILDEPTTGLHMSDVANILEIIHKLVEKGNTVIVIEHNLDVIRKSDWIVDLGPDGGAGGGEILYEGPPAGILECERSVTAQHL, from the coding sequence GTGAAGCAGGAATTCATCGAAATTATGAATGCAAGAGTAAACAACCTGAAGAATATCAATCTTCAAATTCCAAAAGGAAAAATCACAATCTTTACAGGTGTCTCTGGTTCCGGTAAATCATCCATTGTCTTTGATACGATTGCCCAGGAGGCAGGCCGGCAGTTGAATGAGACGTACAGCAGTTTTCAGCGGCTTTTTCTTCCGAGATATAGCCGCCCGGAAGCAGATGAAATCAACAATCTTTCTACTGCCGTTGTTGTTGATCAAAAACGGCTCGGGGGAAATGCCCGATCCACACTTGGAACCGCTACAGATATTAATCCTCTTCTTCGACTGTTATACTCCCGGTTTGCAGAACCTCATATAGGGTACAGCAACGCCTATTCTTTCAATGATCCCAGCGGCATGTGCCCAAAGTGTGAAGGGATTGGGAGAATTATTACGCTGAATCTTGATGCTGCTCTTGATAAGGAAAAAAGCTTAAATGAAGGTGCTATTCTGCTTCCGGGCTTTGGACCTGGAACATGGCAATGGAAAGCATATGCGGAATCCGGATTCTTCGATAGTGATAAGAAAATTAAGGATTATACAGAAGAAGAGTTTAATAAGCTTGTCTTTGCAGAACCGGAAAAAGTGACTGTCAGTTATATGAATAATGATATGAATGCCACCTATGAGGGTCTGGCCGTCAAATTTATGCGCCAGCATGTGAAGAGGGACAAAGAGACGTCTAAAGCGGGTGAGAAGCTCCTGAAGACCTTCAGCACGATGACTGTTTGCCCTTCCTGCGGAGGAAAGCGGTACAACGAAAAGGTGCTTTCATCCCAGATCAAAGGCTATTCCATTTATGATCTGACATCCATGCAATTGGATCAGCTTATAAATACTCTTCCAAAAATCATCTCACCTGAAGCAAAGCCAATCGCTGACGGGGTCATGGAACGTCTGCAAAATCTGTGTGATATTGGTCTCGGCTATATGGATCTGACAAGAGAAACGCCAACCTTATCGGGCGGTGAATCCCAAAGGGTGAAAATGGTTAAATATTTATCCAGCAACTTAACAGGCCTTATGTACATATTTGATGAACCAAGCACCGGCCTGCATCCGCGAGATGTCCATCGGTTAAATGAATTGCTGGTCCGCTTAAGGGACAGAGGCAATACCGTGTTAGTTGTAGAGCATGATCCGGATGTCATCCATATTGCTGACCATATCGTTGATGTGGGGCCACATGCGGGGACAAACGGGGGAGAGATCATGTATACAGGCAGTTACGGGGAATTCTTATCTTCTGATACATTGACTGCCAATTATTTAAACCGCAGTGCAGAGCTGAACACAAATCCGCGCCCGGTCTCTGATTTTATGGAAAGCAGGAAAAGCACGCTGCACAATTTAAAGAATGTGATTCTTTCTGTTCCAAAAGGGGTATTTACGGTGATTACCGGGGTAGCAGGTTCCGGAAAAAGTACACTGGTGAATGAAGTGTTTGCAAAAGATTTCCCGGACGCTATCCGTATTGACCAAAGTCCGGTCCATGCCAACATCCGGTCCAATCCGGCCACTTTTACCGGCATTATGAATTCGATCCGCAAGTCATTCTCTGATGCAAATGGAGTGGAGAGCGGATTATTCAGCTACAATTCAATCGGTGGATGCCCAACATGCGGAGGCACCGGGACTGTTGAGATCAACTTATCCTTTATGGATACCATGGAAGTCGAATGCAGTGAATGTCATGGAAGCCGTTTTAGGCAGGACGTGCTCCAATACTTATATAAGGGCAAGAATATTGTTGAAATCATGGAGATGTCTATTGCGGCCGCAGTGGAATTTTTTGATGCAAAAGACATCCAAAGAAAACTCAAAGCACTAAACACAGTCGGTCTGGGCTATTTGTCACTCGGACAGCCGCTGACCACTTTGTCAGGAGGCGAATGTCAAAGACTTAAGCTGGCAAAGGAATTGAATACAAAAGGCAATATTTATATACTGGATGAACCGACAACGGGATTGCATATGTCCGATGTCGCCAATATTTTGGAAATCATTCATAAATTGGTGGAAAAGGGCAATACCGTTATCGTCATTGAACATAACCTGGATGTCATCCGGAAAAGTGACTGGATCGTGGATCTAGGTCCGGATGGAGGTGCAGGGGGCGGTGAAATCCTGTACGAGGGACCGCCGGCAGGGATTTTGGAATGTGAGCGTTCGGTTACGGCGCAGCATCTGTAA